GACCGGACGGGTACGGGCCTGGCCGTTGACCAGTCGCTGGCAGGAGCAGTGCCCGTTGCAACTGCCGCAGAGCATGACCATGAGCGATTCCGACGCCGCCTGCGCAGTGGCCGAGCAGGGGCTGGGCATCGCCCTGGTGAGCCTGCCGTTCGCGCTGGCGTATTTGAACACGGGGCGTTTGGTCCGGGTGTTGCCGGACTGGTATGTGGATGATGGGCACATCAGCCTGTACTACGCCGAGCACAAGTTGCTGCCGGGCAAGACTCGGGCGTTCATCGACTATGTCGTGGAGCGTTTCGCCGAGCAGGGGTTGGCCAGGCAGTTCAATGCCCTGTAGGGCCAGCCTTGCTGGCGCCTACAGGGTGCGGCGTCAGCTGACGTCGATGATGAATTGAACCTGCGCCAGCCCATTGACCACCAGGCTGATCTCGTCATCCACCCGCTTGCCGAGCAGTTGCTGGCCCAGCGGCGCACGCGGGGTGATCACCGTCACCTGCTCGGCGCCTTCGCCAATCTTCAACCCGGCGCCCTCGGGCCCGAGGAACAGCTGGCGTTGCTGGCCCGCCTCATCTTCGAGGGTCACCCGGCAACCGATCTGGATTCCCCGTGCCGGGTCGTAATCGCGCAGCAGCAATTGCTGATAGGTGACCAGCGCCTGGCGGATCTCGGCGGTGCGCCGCGCCTGCCCGGTGGCCAGGTACGACGCCTCCAGCCCCAGGGTGTCGTACTTGTTCTCGGCGATGTTTTCTTCGGCGGTGGCGGCCTCGTAGGCGGTCTGGGCGGCGCGGCGCAGCACCTGCATGTCCTGTTCGAGGGTGGCGACGATGCGTTGCAGCAGGGCGGGTTTGTCCATGGTCAGTAGCAGAACTCCAGGACGTTGGCCTGGCTCTTGTCGGTCGGCGCGGTACGGTTCTGTTGCAGCCAGAACTGGCACTTGGGGCTGTTCAGGTTGCGCGGGTTGCCCTGGGCGGCCTCGGCGGCCTGTTGCAGCTCTTGCTGGTGGAGGATCTGCTGGTAACGTTCGAACATCTGCGCCTGGGCGTCTTCGCTCGGTGCTGGCGCGTGGACCGGCGCAGGTTGCAGCAAGGCAGGGGCTGCGGCCTCGAGCAGCGGTTGTGCCTGTTCGGGCCACAGGCGCTGGGCCAGCCACAGGCTCAGGGCGATGGCCACGGCGCCGAGCCACAGGCCGAAGGCCACGCACAGGATCAACTGCACGGGCTTCAAGGTAATCCTAAGTTCGCGGGGGCGGGGCATGGCGGCCTCCTGGCAGGCGGGTCGAGGGTGCCATTGTCGCATGGCCCGGCAGTTATTTTCAGTGCCATGCTTTTGTCTGCGGGCATTTGCCCGCACAATCCGCGGTCTTTTTTTCGCAGGCATCGGAACCTGGCCATGAAACCCACCTGGGACATCTTCTGCACGGTCGTCGACAACTATGGCGATATCGGCGTGACCTGGCGCCTGGCCCGGCAGTTGGTGGCCGAGCACGGCATGGCCGTGCGCCTGTGGGTCGATGACCTGCAAGCTTTCCTGCGGCTGTGCCCGCAGCTTGACCCCGGCGCGGCGCAGCAATGGCAGCAAGGGGTGGAGATTCGCCACTGGCCTGCTACCTGGCCAGGCGCGGAGCCGGCCCAGGTGGTGATCGGCGCCTTCGCCTGCCAACTGCCGGACGGCTACGTCCAGGCCATGGCCCAGCAGCCCACGCCCCCCTTGTGGTTGAACCTGGACTACCTGAGCGCCGAAGACTGGGTGCAGGGCTGTCATGGTTTGCCATCGCCCCAGGCCAACGGGCTGCGCAAGTACTTCTTCTTCCCAGGCTTCACCGAGCAGACCGGCGGCCTGCTGCGTGAAGCCAGCCTGCTGCCGCGTTGCCAGGCCTTGCGCCAGACGCCCGGTGAGCGGGAGAGGTTCCTTGGCGGGCTGGGCGTGCAGCCTCAGCAGGGCGCGCGGCTGATCTCGCTGTTCGCCTATGAGAACCCGCAGTTGGGCAACTGGCTCGATGTGCTGGCCGCTGATGCCCAGCCCACCCACCTGCTGGTGCCGCAGGGGCGCATCCTTGGGGACCTGGGCGCATGGTTGGGCACGGCGCAGCTGCCCGTGGGCGCGCTGCATCGGCGTGGCGGGCTGACGGTGCAGGTGCTGCCTTTCGTCAGCCAGGACGACTACGACCGGCTGCTGTGGAGCTGCGACTTCAACGCCGTGCGCGGCGAGGATTCCTTCGTCCGCGCGCAATGGGCCGGCGTGCCGATGCTGTGGCACATCTACATCCAGCAAGAGAACGCCCACTGGGACAAGCTCGAGGCGTTCCTCGTCCTCTACCGTGAAGGGCTGTCGCCAGCTGCCGGGCAGGCGCTGGTCGAACTGTGGCGGGCCTGGAACATGGATCGGCCGATGGGGCAGGCCTGGGCGGCGCTGCAGCCGCACTGGGACGAAGTGCGCGAACATGCCCGGCAATGGCAGGCCGCGCAGGCCGCTCGGCCGGACCTTGCCACGAGGCTGGTACAGTTTTACCGAAATTCGCTATGATACGCGGCCTCGATTTTTATAAATCCATCCAGATTCGGATACTTCGTAATGAAAACTGGTAAAGAACTGAAACCCGGTACCGTACTGCGGATCGACAACGACCCGTGGCTGGTTCAGAAAGCTGAGTTCACCAAGTCGGGCCGTAACAGCGCGATCATGAAGACCAAGCTGAAGAACCTGCTGACCGGCTACAAGACCGAAACCGTATACGGTGCGGACGACAAGCTGGACGACGTGATCCTGGATCGCAAAGAAGCGACCCTGTCGTTCATCAGCGGTGACTCGTACACCTTCATGGACACCACCGACTACACCATGTACGAACTGAACGCCGAAGACATCGACGCCGTTCTGCCGTACATCGAAGAAGGCATGGAAGACATCTGCGAAGCGGTGTTCTTCGAAGGCCGCCTGGTATCGGTAGAACTGCCGACCACCATCAGCCGTCAGGTCGTCTACACCGAGAACGCTGCGCGTGGCGACACCTCGGGCAAGGTCATGAAGCCTGCCAAGCTGAAGAACGGTACCGAGATTTCGGTCGCCGACTTCATCCAGATCGACGAGTGGATCGACATCGACACCCGCGACAACAGCTTCAAGGGCCGTTCGAAGAAGTAATCTTCTTGCGACGAGCACAAGAAACCCGGCCTTGGCCGGGTTTTTTTGTGCCTGTCTCTGGCGGCTTGCCTCACCCCTGTAGGCGCGGCCTTGTGTCGCGAAAGGGGCGCAAAGCGCCCCCGACAGTGGAACAGGCGAACAGCAGATTCGGCCTTGCGAATTCTGGGGCCGCTATGCGGTCCTTTCGTGACACAAGGCCGCTCTGACAGGAATAGCCACCGCTGCGGTCAGACAGTTACATGCAAGCGCACATCCACATTGCCACGGGTCGCGTTGGAATAAGGGCAGACCTTATGCGCCTTCTCCACCAGCCCTTCGGCGTCGGCCTGGGCCAGGCCCGGCAGGTTGATGTGCAGGTCGATGTCCAGGCCGAAACCACCCGGGATCTGGCCAATACCGACCTTGGCGGTGATCGAGGCATCGGCCGGCAGGGCTTTTTTCTCCTGCCCGGCAACGAACTTCAGCGCGCCGATGAAGCAGGCCGAGTAACCGGCGGCGAACATCTGCTCGGGGTTGGTGCCTTCGCCACCGGCGCCACCCAGTTCCTTGGGGGTGCTCAGCTTGACGTCCAGCTTGCCGTCGCTGGAGCGGGATTTGCCGTCGCGACCGCCGGTGGAGGTGGCTTCTGCGATGTACAGTGGAGTGACCTTTTGCATCTTGATGCCTCGCTTGTGTGCTGCGCGCCGTCGGCGCTGAGTGGGTATGGATTTAAATTAGCGCGCAATTATTTAGTGCGCAAGTTAAATATTCGACCATTCATCGAACCGCTCGCCCACAGCATAGCCGTCAGAGGTGATCTTGCAGTTGCGCGCGCAGTGCCAGCAGGTCGGCTTGCAGTTTTTGCAGCTGTTCGGCGCTGTGGCCACTGGCCTGGAGGATGCATTGAGGCACGCGGCGGGCTTCGCCTTGCAAGGCGCGGCCCTTGTCGGTCAGTTGCACCAGTACCACGCGCTCGTCCTCGCGGCTGCGGCTGCGCTTGAGCAGGCCTTCGCTTTCCAGGCGCTTGAGCAAGGGGGTCAGGGAGCCGGGGTCGGTGAGCAGGCGCTGGCTGATTTCGCCCACGGTCATGCCGTCCCGTTCCCACAGCACGAGCATGGCCAGGTATTGCGGGTAGGTCAGGCCCAGGGCCTGCAGCAGCGGTTTGTAGACCTTGGTCATCAGCAACGAGGTGGAGTGCAGGGCGAAGCACACCTGGTTATCCAGCAATAGCTCGTTGCAGGGAGCTTGGGTGTCGGCGTTCATGCAGGTCCTTGGTATCGATGAGGATGGAAATCTAGCACGCCAAAGCTTGGTGCGCTTACTACCAGCGCAGCTCGCTTCTCAGGGCCAGGTCCCACGGTGGTAGCGGACTGAATCGGCTCTTGAGGAATTCGAGCAGCAAACGGCTGCGAGAGTTCGTTTCGTGTTCCAGGCGCAGGGCATAAATGCCGCTGGTTTCGGGTTCGGGCAGACCGTTTTGGCAAAACAGCGGGAGCAATTCGCCACGCAGCAGGTAGTCGCTGATCAACCAGGTGGGCAGGTGGGCCACGCCCAATCCTGCGAGGGCACCGAACAGCAGGGTCTCGGCGTTGTTGGCGGCCATGCGCATGCGGGCGGGGCGGTACAGCCGGGTCTGGCCGTCGACGTTGAAGCGCCAGGCGAACGGCGGTGCCAGGCCATCCCAGTCCAGGCCATCGTGGCCGGGCAGCTCGCTGGGGCAGGCCGGCACCCCGCGGCTGGCCAGGTAGGCAGGGCTGGCGCAGGCAATGCGCACCATGTAGGCCAGGGGCGTGGCCACCAGGCGGGTATCGGCCAGGGGGCCGGCGCGCAGCACCAGGTCGACTTCGCCCAGGTGGCTGCCGTGCAGGTCGACGAAGCTGTCGATCAGGCGCAGTTGCACGTCGAGCCCGGGGTAGGCCACCAGGAAGTCGGCAATGGCCGGGGCCAGGTGGCGTCGGCCAAAGGCGGCGGGGGCGTCGATGCGGATCAACCCTTCGGGGGCGTTGCTCAGCGACACCGCCTCGGCCCGCGCCAGGCGCAGTTCTTCGATGATACGCCGGGCCCGCTCGGCGAACGCGTTGCCCGCTGGAGTTGGCCGCACGGCATGGGTGCTGCGCGAGAACAGGCGGCTGCCCACGGCGCTTTCCAGGTTGTCGATGCGCCGGGCCACGGCAGACGGGGTCAGGGGGTGGCGACGGGCAGCGGCGGAGAAACTGCCGGTTTCCAACACGTCGAGAAACAGGCTCAGTTGTTCAGTGAGGATATCGGGGCTCATAGAGGTGTGCTTATGCAAGATACGCACAGCCATTGTGCGCTGCTGTGCGTTTCCCCGCTAGCCGCGACTGGGTAGCATGCTGCTCATTCTCTGAAAACAGGCGGATGAGGCCCGGATGATCGAGTGGTTGATGTATATCGTGTTGGGGGCGGCGCTGGGTACCTTGGGCGGCTTGTTTGGCATTGGTGGTGGGTTGATCGCGATTCCGGCGCTGGGGGTGTTGTTCGGCCTCGACCAGCAGCTGGCCCAGGGCACGGCACTGGTGATGGTGGTGCCCAACGTGCTGTTGGCGTTGTGGCGCTATCACCAGCGCAACCGCATCGAGCTGCGCCATGCCGTGCCGTTGTCGTTGTGCAGTTTCGTGTTTGCCTGGCTGGGGGCGATCTGGGCCGTCGGGATCGATGCCCAGTCAATGCGCCTGTACTTCGTCGGTTTTCTGGTGGTCCTGGCGGTGTGGAACGTGGCGCGGATGTTCCTGCCGGTGCGCCCGCCGAGCAACCAGCTGCGCTATCCATGGCCGTGGTTGGGCGTGTTGGGCAGCTTTGCCGGGACCATGGGCGGGCTGTTCGGCGTGGGTGGGGCGGTGGTGGCCACGCCGATATTGACCTCGGTGTTCGGCACGACCCAGGTCGTGGCCCAGGGCCTGTCGCTGGCGCTGGCGGCGCCGAGCACCCTGGTGACGCTGTTGACCTATGGGCTGCACCAGAGTGTCGTCTGGAGCGTCGGTATCCCCCTGGCGATCGGTGGTTTGCTCAGCATCAGCTGGGGCGTGAAGCTGGCCCATGCGTTGCCGGAGAAGGTGCTGCGGGCAATGTTCTGCGGGTTCCTGGTGGTGTGCGCGCTGATGCTCGGGTTCGAGCTGTAGTATGTGGGGCTGCTGCGCAGCCCTTTCGCGACACAAGGCCGCTCCCACAGAGGTCACGCGATCCCCTGTGGGAGCGGCCTTGTGTCGCGAAAGGGCCGCAAGGCGGCCCCTGGATCCCACCTGTCATTTGAAGCCTTCGACGATGTATTCGGCCATGCAGTCGGTGATGGGCGAATGCTGCTGGTCGTTGCGCAGCAGCATCACATTGGCCATGTGCAACTGCGGCAAGCCGTCTTCTTCGCCGAGGATGCGCAGTTGCCCGCCGACCAGGCTCTGCAATTGCGCGGTCACCGCCAGCCCCGCGGTGACGATGGCGAAGATCGCCGCCAGGCTGGGGCTGGTGTAGGCGATGCGGTACTCGATGCCCTGGCGCTCCAGGGCGTTGCAGGTCCAGGCCCGGCAGAAGCAGTCGGTGTTGAACAGCGCCAACGGCATCGGCCGCTGCTCCTGGGGGCAGAAACCCTCGGCGGCGGCCCATACCAGGCGCTCCTGGCGCAGCAGCTGGCCGACCTCGTTGCCCGGTTCGCGGGTGACGATGGTCAGGTCCAGGTCCTGGCGCAGCATCAATTGCTTGGACGAGTCGCAGTGCACCTCGACATGGATCAACGGGTAGGCCTGGGCGAAGCGGGTGAGGATGCTGGGCAGGTAGCGCATGGCATAGTCGTCCGGCGTGCCGATGCGTACCACCCCGACCATGTGCGGCATGCGCAGGGTGTTGAACACCTCGCCATGCAGCTTGAGGATGCGCCGGGCATAACCCAGCAGCACCTGGCCCTCGGCGGTCAGGCGTACCTGGCGGCCGTCGCGCTCGAACAGCTGGCGTTGGAGGATGTCTTCCTCCAGGCGTTTCATCTGCATGCTGACCGCCGACTGGGTACGGTTGACCACCTCGCCGGCGCGGGTGAAGCCGCCTTGCTCGGCGATGGCGACGAAGGTGCGCAGCACGTCGGCATCGAGACTCTGATACTGGGACATGGCATCAATCTCCTAGATGCACGGCATCAGAAACATTCGTTGGATTGATCTTAGGCCTGGGCAGAGACTGGAGCCATCCACAAGGAGGGCGTCATGATGAAAGGTCATTTCAACGTAGCTCACCACACGGCATCACCCCTGGGCCACCTGTTGCGCTGGTACGAGCTGCACCGCCAGCGCGAGGAGCTGGCGCGCCTGAGCGATGCCACGCTGCATGACCTGGGCTTGTCCCGGGCCGATATCCAGCAGGAGGCCGAGCGGCATTTCTGGGACGATCCGCTGCGCAAGTAGGCGCCTGGTTTACAGGCCAGGCCGATCGCAAACCCCGTAGAAGCCGGCTTGCCGGCGAACACCGGCGCAGCCGGTGCCAGGTAGCCCGGCGTCTGGTTCGCCGGCAAGCTGGCTCCTGCGCTCGCCAAGGCGCAGACTCTGCGGTATCCACAGGGAGGTCATGCAGTGTCTTCGAGCTTGTCCATCCACCAGGCCCGGCGCCTGGCCCTGAGCGCCCAGGGCTTCGCCAAGCCTGCCGCTGCCGAGCCCAGCCTTGCCAGCCTGCGCCGCACGCTCAACCAGTTGGGCGTGGTGCAGATCGATTCGGTCAACGCGCTGGTCCGCTCCCATTACCTGCCGCTGTTCTCGCGCCTGGGGGATTATCCACAGGCCCTGCTCGATCAGCTCGCCTGGGGCACGCGCCGCCAACGCCGGCTATTCGAGTATTGGGGCCATGAGGCCTCGCTACTGCCACTGGCGCTCTACCCATTGATGCGCTGGCGCATGGCCCAGGCGGCCGACGGCAAAGGCATCTACCGGCAGTTGGCAACCTTTGGTCGCGAGCGCCGCGCGGTCATCGAGCGGGTCCTGGCCGCCGTGCGCGAGCGTGGCGCGTTGGCTGCCGGCAGCCTGTCGACCCGCGCAGAGCGCGCCGGCCCCTGGTGGGACTGGAGCGAAGAAAAACACGCGCTGGAATGGTTGTTTGCCGCAGGCCAGGTCACGGTGGCCGGGCGTCGCGGCTTCGAACGCCTCTACGACCTGCCCGAGCGGGTGTTGCCCGCCGAACTGCTCGGGCAACCAGTGCCGGGCGCGGCCGAGGCGCAGCAGGGGCTGCTGTTGCATGCCGCCCAGGCGCTGGGGGTGGCTACCGAATCGGACCTGCGCGACTATTTCCGCCTGACGCCGCCACAGAGCAAGGCCGCCCTGGCCGCGCTGCTCGCCGATGGGCGCCTGCAGCCCTGCACGGTACAGGGCTGGAAACAGCCGGCGTACCTGCCAGGCACGCCGCGCATCCCCCGGCGCATCGAGGCCAGCGCCTTGCTTTCGCCGTTCGATTCGCTGGTCTGGGAGCGCAGCCGCACTGAGCGTTTGTTCG
The window above is part of the Pseudomonas muyukensis genome. Proteins encoded here:
- a CDS encoding MarR family winged helix-turn-helix transcriptional regulator — encoded protein: MNADTQAPCNELLLDNQVCFALHSTSLLMTKVYKPLLQALGLTYPQYLAMLVLWERDGMTVGEISQRLLTDPGSLTPLLKRLESEGLLKRSRSREDERVVLVQLTDKGRALQGEARRVPQCILQASGHSAEQLQKLQADLLALRAQLQDHL
- a CDS encoding DUF1127 domain-containing protein yields the protein MKGHFNVAHHTASPLGHLLRWYELHRQREELARLSDATLHDLGLSRADIQQEAERHFWDDPLRK
- a CDS encoding GreA/GreB family elongation factor codes for the protein MDKPALLQRIVATLEQDMQVLRRAAQTAYEAATAEENIAENKYDTLGLEASYLATGQARRTAEIRQALVTYQQLLLRDYDPARGIQIGCRVTLEDEAGQQRQLFLGPEGAGLKIGEGAEQVTVITPRAPLGQQLLGKRVDDEISLVVNGLAQVQFIIDVS
- a CDS encoding organic hydroperoxide resistance protein; the protein is MQKVTPLYIAEATSTGGRDGKSRSSDGKLDVKLSTPKELGGAGGEGTNPEQMFAAGYSACFIGALKFVAGQEKKALPADASITAKVGIGQIPGGFGLDIDLHINLPGLAQADAEGLVEKAHKVCPYSNATRGNVDVRLHVTV
- a CDS encoding LysR family transcriptional regulator, with the protein product MSPDILTEQLSLFLDVLETGSFSAAARRHPLTPSAVARRIDNLESAVGSRLFSRSTHAVRPTPAGNAFAERARRIIEELRLARAEAVSLSNAPEGLIRIDAPAAFGRRHLAPAIADFLVAYPGLDVQLRLIDSFVDLHGSHLGEVDLVLRAGPLADTRLVATPLAYMVRIACASPAYLASRGVPACPSELPGHDGLDWDGLAPPFAWRFNVDGQTRLYRPARMRMAANNAETLLFGALAGLGVAHLPTWLISDYLLRGELLPLFCQNGLPEPETSGIYALRLEHETNSRSRLLLEFLKSRFSPLPPWDLALRSELRW
- the efp gene encoding elongation factor P, with product MKTGKELKPGTVLRIDNDPWLVQKAEFTKSGRNSAIMKTKLKNLLTGYKTETVYGADDKLDDVILDRKEATLSFISGDSYTFMDTTDYTMYELNAEDIDAVLPYIEEGMEDICEAVFFEGRLVSVELPTTISRQVVYTENAARGDTSGKVMKPAKLKNGTEISVADFIQIDEWIDIDTRDNSFKGRSKK
- a CDS encoding sulfite exporter TauE/SafE family protein; the encoded protein is MIEWLMYIVLGAALGTLGGLFGIGGGLIAIPALGVLFGLDQQLAQGTALVMVVPNVLLALWRYHQRNRIELRHAVPLSLCSFVFAWLGAIWAVGIDAQSMRLYFVGFLVVLAVWNVARMFLPVRPPSNQLRYPWPWLGVLGSFAGTMGGLFGVGGAVVATPILTSVFGTTQVVAQGLSLALAAPSTLVTLLTYGLHQSVVWSVGIPLAIGGLLSISWGVKLAHALPEKVLRAMFCGFLVVCALMLGFEL
- the earP gene encoding elongation factor P maturation arginine rhamnosyltransferase EarP, translating into MKPTWDIFCTVVDNYGDIGVTWRLARQLVAEHGMAVRLWVDDLQAFLRLCPQLDPGAAQQWQQGVEIRHWPATWPGAEPAQVVIGAFACQLPDGYVQAMAQQPTPPLWLNLDYLSAEDWVQGCHGLPSPQANGLRKYFFFPGFTEQTGGLLREASLLPRCQALRQTPGERERFLGGLGVQPQQGARLISLFAYENPQLGNWLDVLAADAQPTHLLVPQGRILGDLGAWLGTAQLPVGALHRRGGLTVQVLPFVSQDDYDRLLWSCDFNAVRGEDSFVRAQWAGVPMLWHIYIQQENAHWDKLEAFLVLYREGLSPAAGQALVELWRAWNMDRPMGQAWAALQPHWDEVREHARQWQAAQAARPDLATRLVQFYRNSL
- a CDS encoding LysR substrate-binding domain-containing protein, whose product is MSQYQSLDADVLRTFVAIAEQGGFTRAGEVVNRTQSAVSMQMKRLEEDILQRQLFERDGRQVRLTAEGQVLLGYARRILKLHGEVFNTLRMPHMVGVVRIGTPDDYAMRYLPSILTRFAQAYPLIHVEVHCDSSKQLMLRQDLDLTIVTREPGNEVGQLLRQERLVWAAAEGFCPQEQRPMPLALFNTDCFCRAWTCNALERQGIEYRIAYTSPSLAAIFAIVTAGLAVTAQLQSLVGGQLRILGEEDGLPQLHMANVMLLRNDQQHSPITDCMAEYIVEGFK
- a CDS encoding winged helix-turn-helix domain-containing protein — its product is MSSSLSIHQARRLALSAQGFAKPAAAEPSLASLRRTLNQLGVVQIDSVNALVRSHYLPLFSRLGDYPQALLDQLAWGTRRQRRLFEYWGHEASLLPLALYPLMRWRMAQAADGKGIYRQLATFGRERRAVIERVLAAVRERGALAAGSLSTRAERAGPWWDWSEEKHALEWLFAAGQVTVAGRRGFERLYDLPERVLPAELLGQPVPGAAEAQQGLLLHAAQALGVATESDLRDYFRLTPPQSKAALAALLADGRLQPCTVQGWKQPAYLPGTPRIPRRIEASALLSPFDSLVWERSRTERLFDFRYRLEIYTPAHKRVYGYYVLPFLYQERIAARLDLRAERAQGRLAVHAVHAQPPGLDEAGYQALALNLWRLAGWLGLAQVQLNCPRAEGSQLRQALLSGAPA